In Pseudomonas sp. GCEP-101, one DNA window encodes the following:
- a CDS encoding NAD(P)/FAD-dependent oxidoreductase produces the protein MSESLSTDILIVGGGIAGLWLNARLRRAGFSTVLVESTALGGVQSLRSQGIIHGGTKYALHGALTGASEAIADMPALWRDCLAGTGEVDLRGVRVLSDAHYLWSPGGLAGNLTSFFASKAVRSRVAQVKGADLPPALQDKAFKGKAYRLTELVLDVPSLIARLAELAGDSLLAGERIEALRDGDSLAGLRVDGRDIRAQRVVLSAGAGNEALLRELGLERPEMQRRPLHMVLVTAPTLKPLYAHCLGGGPKPRVTVTTHPLSNGDWVWYLGGDIAEAGGVARSEAEQIAEAQRELHKLVPWIDLSAARWATLRVDRAEPSQNNLLRPDSAFLAEDGALLVGWPTKLALAPNFADRVVESLDKSGIRPQAHAALPSLPRPAMAQPVWEELFG, from the coding sequence ATGTCCGAATCCCTGAGCACCGACATCCTCATCGTCGGCGGCGGCATCGCCGGCCTGTGGCTCAATGCCCGCCTGCGGCGCGCCGGCTTTTCCACCGTGCTGGTGGAGAGCACCGCGCTGGGCGGCGTGCAGAGCCTGCGCTCGCAGGGGATCATCCATGGCGGCACCAAGTACGCGCTGCACGGCGCGCTGACCGGCGCCTCGGAAGCCATCGCCGACATGCCGGCGCTGTGGCGCGATTGCCTGGCCGGCACCGGCGAGGTGGACCTGCGCGGCGTGCGCGTGCTTTCCGATGCCCATTACCTGTGGTCGCCCGGCGGCCTGGCCGGCAACCTCACCAGCTTCTTCGCCAGCAAGGCGGTGCGCAGCCGCGTCGCCCAGGTGAAAGGTGCGGACCTGCCGCCAGCGCTGCAGGACAAGGCCTTCAAGGGCAAGGCCTACCGCCTGACCGAACTGGTGCTGGACGTGCCCAGCCTGATCGCCCGCCTGGCCGAGCTGGCCGGCGATAGCCTGCTGGCCGGCGAGCGCATCGAAGCCCTGCGCGACGGCGACAGCCTGGCCGGCCTGCGCGTGGACGGCCGTGACATCCGCGCCCAGCGCGTGGTGCTCAGCGCCGGCGCCGGCAACGAGGCGCTGCTGCGCGAGCTGGGCCTGGAACGCCCGGAGATGCAGCGTCGCCCGCTGCACATGGTGCTGGTCACCGCGCCGACGCTGAAACCGCTGTACGCCCACTGCCTGGGCGGCGGGCCGAAACCCCGCGTCACCGTCACCACCCACCCACTGAGCAATGGCGACTGGGTCTGGTACCTGGGCGGCGACATCGCCGAAGCCGGCGGCGTGGCGCGCAGCGAGGCCGAGCAGATCGCCGAGGCGCAGCGCGAGCTGCACAAGCTGGTGCCGTGGATCGACCTTTCCGCCGCCCGCTGGGCCACCCTGCGCGTGGACCGCGCCGAGCCTTCGCAGAACAACCTGCTGCGCCCGGACAGCGCCTTCCTCGCCGAGGACGGCGCGCTGCTGGTCGGCTGGCCGACCAAGCTGGCCCTGGCGCCCAACTTCGCCGACCGCGTCGTCGAATCCCTGGACAAGAGCGGCATCCGCCCGCAGGCGCACGCCGCCCTGCCGAGCCTGCCGCGCCCGGCCATGGCCCAGCCGGTGTGGGAGGAACTGTTCGGATGA
- a CDS encoding DMT family transporter has protein sequence MPGYLYLAIAIVAEVIATASLKSVKGLSTPLPLALVIVGYGISFWMLTLVVRSIPVGIAYAIWAGLGIVLVSVAALVLYQQKLDTAALLGMGLIVSGVVVIQLFSGNAGH, from the coding sequence ATGCCCGGCTATCTCTACCTCGCCATCGCCATCGTTGCCGAAGTCATCGCCACCGCCTCGCTGAAGTCGGTGAAAGGCCTGTCCACGCCCCTGCCGCTGGCGCTGGTGATCGTCGGCTACGGCATTTCCTTCTGGATGCTGACCCTGGTGGTGCGCAGCATCCCGGTGGGGATCGCCTACGCCATCTGGGCAGGGCTGGGCATCGTGCTGGTCAGCGTGGCGGCGCTGGTGCTCTACCAGCAGAAGCTCGATACCGCCGCCCTGCTCGGCATGGGCCTGATCGTCAGCGGGGTCGTGGTGATCCAGCTGTTCTCCGGCAACGCCGGCCACTGA
- a CDS encoding helix-turn-helix domain-containing protein: MSRKAPQEAPANAEAQFLGTRIRGLRKRRGMTLAELAEQSGLTAGYISQLERNLAYPSIPALFNIARSLGVTIQWFFASEVQVDPADAGYVVRRNARTSVHYEDGIVDELLSPQPSRQLEILHSRFPPGAYSQQSYSHDGEEAGYLLSGTFELWVGERHFVLNEGDSFSYSSQEPHRYGNPGDVDAVVLWVITPPTF; this comes from the coding sequence ATGAGCCGCAAAGCCCCGCAGGAAGCCCCCGCCAACGCCGAAGCGCAGTTCCTTGGCACCCGCATCCGCGGCCTGCGCAAGCGGCGCGGCATGACCCTGGCGGAGCTGGCCGAGCAGAGCGGGCTGACCGCCGGCTACATCAGCCAGCTGGAACGCAACCTGGCCTACCCGTCGATCCCGGCGCTGTTCAACATCGCCCGCAGCCTGGGCGTGACCATCCAGTGGTTCTTCGCCAGCGAAGTGCAGGTCGACCCGGCCGACGCCGGCTACGTGGTGCGGCGCAACGCCCGCACCAGCGTGCATTACGAGGACGGCATCGTCGACGAACTGCTCAGCCCGCAGCCCAGCCGCCAGCTGGAAATCCTCCACTCGCGCTTCCCGCCGGGCGCCTACAGCCAGCAGAGCTACAGCCACGACGGCGAGGAAGCCGGCTACCTGCTCAGCGGCACGTTCGAGTTGTGGGTGGGCGAGCGCCATTTCGTGCTCAACGAAGGCGACAGCTTCAGCTACTCCAGCCAGGAGCCGCACCGTTACGGCAATCCCGGCGATGTGGATGCCGTGGTGCTCTGGGTGATCACGCCACCGACGTTCTGA
- a CDS encoding aldo/keto reductase: MKTLHHLHRPLGSTGLSVSPLGLGTVKLGRDQGVKYPEGFRIPDDREAADLIALARELGINLIDTAPAYGRSEERLGPLLRGQREAWVIVSKTGEEFVGGQSLFDFSAAHTRRSVERSLRRLETDYIDLVLVHSDGNDLGILRGTEVYATLEALKQEGLIRGFGFSGKTADGGLLALERGDCAMVTYNLNEQAEKPVIDHAQAVGRGILIKKALASGHAALAPGVDPVRASFELVLGHPGVASAIVGTINPLHLAHNVEIAAQVLDR; the protein is encoded by the coding sequence ATGAAGACCCTGCATCACCTGCACCGCCCACTGGGCAGCACCGGCCTCAGCGTTTCGCCCCTGGGCCTGGGCACCGTGAAGCTCGGCCGCGACCAGGGCGTGAAGTACCCCGAGGGCTTCCGCATCCCCGATGACCGCGAGGCCGCCGACCTGATCGCGCTGGCGCGCGAGCTGGGCATCAACCTCATCGACACCGCCCCGGCCTACGGGCGCAGCGAAGAACGCCTTGGCCCGCTGCTGCGCGGCCAGCGCGAGGCGTGGGTGATCGTCAGCAAGACCGGCGAGGAGTTCGTCGGCGGCCAGTCGCTGTTCGACTTCAGCGCCGCCCACACCCGTCGCTCGGTGGAGCGCAGCCTGCGGCGCCTGGAGACCGACTACATCGACCTGGTGCTGGTGCATTCGGACGGCAATGACCTGGGCATCCTGCGCGGCACCGAGGTCTACGCGACCCTGGAGGCCCTGAAGCAGGAAGGGCTGATCCGCGGTTTCGGATTCTCCGGCAAGACGGCGGATGGCGGCCTGCTGGCGCTGGAGCGCGGCGATTGCGCGATGGTCACCTACAACCTCAACGAGCAGGCGGAAAAACCGGTGATCGACCATGCCCAGGCCGTCGGCCGCGGCATCCTGATCAAGAAGGCCCTGGCCAGCGGACACGCCGCCCTCGCGCCGGGCGTGGACCCGGTACGCGCCAGTTTCGAGCTGGTGCTGGGGCACCCGGGCGTCGCCAGCGCCATCGTCGGCACCATCAATCCGCTGCACCTGGCGCACAACGTGGAGATCGCCGCCCAGGTGCTCGACCGCTGA
- the waaA gene encoding lipid IV(A) 3-deoxy-D-manno-octulosonic acid transferase, with translation MNRTLYTLLFHLGLPLVALRLFLRSRKAPAYAQRVGERFALGLPALKPGGIWVHAVSVGESIAAAPMIRALMQRHPDLPITVTCMTPTGSERIRALFGDQVQHCYLPYDLPWAAARFLDRARPVLGVIMETELWPNHIHQCARRGIAVALANARLSERSARGYARFAGLTRPMLEEMSWIAVQTEAEAERFRQLGARPERVSVTGSIKFDLTIDPELLARAADLRDQWQARQRPIWIAASTHAGEDEIILAAHRQLLEKHPGALLILVPRHPERFNPMAELCTREGLRTLRRSTGELVTADTQVLLGDTMGELLFLYALADVAFVGGSLVPNGGHNLLEPAALGKPVLSGPHLFNFLEIAAQLREVGALREVADAPSLAVAVAALWDEPASAARMAEAGLGVMKANQGALERLLDGLGRLIKG, from the coding sequence ATGAACCGGACCCTCTATACCCTGCTGTTCCACCTGGGCCTGCCGCTGGTCGCGCTGCGCCTGTTCCTGCGCTCGCGCAAGGCGCCCGCCTATGCCCAGCGCGTCGGCGAGCGCTTCGCCCTCGGGCTGCCGGCGCTCAAGCCCGGCGGCATCTGGGTGCATGCGGTGTCGGTGGGCGAGAGCATCGCCGCCGCGCCGATGATCCGCGCGCTGATGCAGCGCCACCCCGATCTGCCGATCACCGTCACCTGCATGACGCCGACCGGCTCCGAGCGCATCCGCGCGCTGTTCGGCGACCAGGTCCAGCACTGCTACCTGCCCTACGACCTGCCCTGGGCGGCGGCCCGCTTCCTCGACCGCGCGCGGCCGGTGCTGGGCGTGATCATGGAAACCGAGCTGTGGCCGAACCACATCCACCAGTGCGCCAGGCGCGGCATTGCGGTGGCGCTGGCCAACGCGCGGCTGTCCGAGCGTTCGGCGCGCGGCTATGCGCGCTTCGCCGGGCTGACCCGGCCGATGCTGGAGGAGATGAGCTGGATCGCCGTGCAGACCGAAGCCGAGGCCGAGCGCTTCCGCCAGCTCGGCGCGCGTCCGGAGCGGGTGAGCGTGACCGGCTCGATCAAGTTCGACCTGACCATCGACCCCGAACTGCTGGCGCGCGCCGCTGACCTGCGCGACCAGTGGCAGGCCCGTCAACGGCCGATCTGGATCGCCGCCAGCACCCACGCCGGCGAAGACGAAATCATCCTCGCCGCGCATCGCCAGTTGCTGGAGAAGCACCCGGGCGCGCTGCTGATTCTGGTGCCGCGTCATCCGGAACGTTTCAACCCGATGGCCGAGCTGTGTACCCGCGAAGGCTTGCGCACCCTGCGCCGTTCCACCGGCGAACTGGTAACCGCCGACACTCAGGTATTGCTGGGCGACACCATGGGCGAGTTGCTGTTCCTCTATGCGCTGGCCGATGTCGCCTTCGTTGGCGGCAGCCTGGTGCCCAACGGCGGGCACAACCTGCTAGAGCCGGCGGCGCTGGGCAAGCCGGTGCTGTCTGGCCCGCACCTGTTCAACTTCCTGGAGATCGCCGCGCAATTGCGCGAGGTCGGCGCGCTGCGCGAAGTGGCGGACGCGCCGTCGCTGGCGGTGGCCGTGGCGGCGCTGTGGGATGAGCCGGCTTCGGCTGCGCGCATGGCCGAGGCGGGATTGGGTGTGATGAAGGCCAACCAGGGGGCGCTGGAGCGGTTGCTGGATGGGTTAGGGCGGCTGATCAAGGGTTGA
- a CDS encoding DUF6896 domain-containing protein: MNPGFARLVANYQRAVRHAVALLEQSAIARPASNQEWAFLDIPHRGVLKDGVHYFKHGYGCAVHLPDGTVDFDFGAKGEIDGFDFWRLAGFAEAKLPSYGFADEDALKECFNREVEAGSLHYSGYILYYLAPFEPNHTQP, from the coding sequence ATGAATCCAGGTTTCGCCAGACTCGTCGCCAACTACCAGCGCGCCGTACGCCACGCAGTGGCGCTTCTTGAACAATCGGCCATCGCTCGCCCCGCCAGCAATCAAGAATGGGCATTTCTCGATATCCCACACCGGGGAGTACTCAAAGACGGCGTGCACTACTTCAAGCATGGTTACGGCTGCGCCGTGCACCTGCCTGACGGAACCGTGGATTTCGACTTTGGCGCAAAGGGTGAAATCGACGGATTCGACTTCTGGCGCCTAGCCGGTTTCGCGGAGGCAAAGCTACCCAGCTATGGATTTGCCGACGAAGACGCCCTCAAGGAGTGTTTCAACCGGGAAGTCGAAGCAGGATCGCTGCATTATTCCGGCTACATCCTCTACTACCTGGCGCCTTTCGAGCCGAACCACACGCAGCCATGA
- a CDS encoding LysR family transcriptional regulator: protein MQWNLDQLRLFVSVADQSSFSAAARQLQRVQSAVSSSIALLESDLGVTLFERSSGRQPVLTAEGRALLDEAREVLRQCERLESRALALVRGTEPLLRLAQDEAMPYQPVLSGLQALAREFPTLEVQLASGAQGDVARKLLERRADLGLLFHHEGMPEALERQRLGTIEMVTVCGAGHELAKLDYADRRELARHRQLLMAPQDSHYPGGEQISPLVWRADSFYAMAELLMRDLGWAWLPTHVAQYPAYQPLLVELASDWTPPPLVVELVWRRDEPLGPAAQWLGECFAEHLASPV, encoded by the coding sequence ATGCAGTGGAACCTGGACCAGTTGCGACTCTTCGTCAGCGTCGCCGATCAATCTTCCTTCTCGGCGGCCGCGCGGCAGTTGCAGCGCGTGCAATCGGCGGTGAGCTCGTCCATCGCGCTACTGGAGAGCGACCTGGGCGTGACCCTGTTCGAGCGCAGCAGCGGTCGCCAGCCGGTGCTGACCGCCGAGGGTAGGGCGCTGCTGGACGAGGCGCGCGAGGTGCTGCGCCAGTGCGAGCGCCTGGAAAGCCGAGCGCTGGCGCTGGTGCGCGGCACCGAACCGTTGCTGCGCCTGGCCCAGGACGAGGCGATGCCCTACCAGCCGGTGCTCTCCGGCCTGCAGGCGCTGGCGCGGGAATTCCCCACCCTGGAAGTGCAACTGGCCAGCGGCGCCCAGGGCGACGTGGCGCGCAAGCTGCTGGAGCGGCGCGCCGACCTCGGTCTGCTGTTCCACCACGAGGGCATGCCGGAGGCGCTGGAGCGCCAGCGCCTGGGCACCATCGAGATGGTGACCGTGTGCGGCGCCGGGCACGAGCTGGCGAAGCTGGACTATGCCGACCGTCGCGAATTGGCGCGGCATCGCCAGCTGCTCATGGCCCCGCAGGACAGCCACTACCCCGGCGGCGAGCAGATCAGCCCGCTGGTGTGGCGCGCCGACAGCTTCTACGCCATGGCCGAACTGCTGATGCGCGACCTCGGCTGGGCCTGGCTGCCGACCCACGTGGCGCAGTACCCGGCCTATCAACCGCTGCTGGTGGAACTGGCCAGCGACTGGACGCCGCCGCCACTGGTGGTGGAACTGGTCTGGCGCCGCGATGAGCCGCTGGGGCCGGCGGCGCAGTGGTTGGGTGAGTGTTTTGCCGAACACCTTGCATCGCCGGTGTGA
- a CDS encoding acyl-CoA dehydrogenase family protein has protein sequence MYLETPKKFRTLQNQARQVAENYLRPISRKYDKAEHAYPKELDLLAALLDGMNAGSPDAVGATSASKRKAGAEQGAEQGVKNGGNLSACLGVMEMCWGDTGLLLAMPRQGLGNAAIAAVANEEQLKRFAGTWAAMAITEPGCGSDSAAIRTTATRDGDHYVLNGEKIFVTSGARADAVVVWATLDKSLGRAAIKSFVVEKGTPGMTVTRLEKKLGIKASDTASISFSDCRVPAANLLGNAEIDVQKGFAGVMETFDNTRPLVAAMAIGVAKASLDRTRELLKRAGCRFDYRQPLLSASHAEATLYRLEAEWEAARLLTLKAAWMADNRLPNSKEASIAKAKAGRVANEVTLKCIELAGALGYGEEELLEKWARDSKILDIFEGTQQIQLLIVARRLLGKSSSQLK, from the coding sequence ATGTACCTTGAGACGCCGAAGAAATTCCGCACCCTGCAGAACCAGGCCCGCCAGGTGGCGGAGAACTACCTGCGGCCGATTTCGCGCAAGTACGACAAGGCCGAGCACGCCTACCCCAAGGAGCTGGACCTGCTGGCCGCGCTGCTGGACGGCATGAATGCCGGCTCGCCGGATGCCGTGGGCGCCACCTCGGCCAGCAAGCGCAAGGCTGGCGCAGAACAGGGCGCAGAGCAGGGCGTGAAGAACGGCGGCAACCTCTCCGCCTGCCTGGGCGTGATGGAAATGTGCTGGGGCGACACCGGCCTGTTGCTGGCCATGCCGCGCCAGGGGTTGGGCAACGCCGCCATCGCCGCGGTGGCCAACGAGGAGCAGCTCAAGCGCTTCGCCGGCACCTGGGCGGCCATGGCCATCACCGAACCGGGCTGCGGTTCGGACTCGGCGGCGATCCGCACCACCGCCACCCGCGATGGCGATCACTATGTGCTCAACGGCGAGAAGATCTTCGTCACCTCCGGCGCCCGCGCCGATGCGGTGGTGGTCTGGGCGACCCTGGACAAGAGCCTGGGCCGCGCGGCGATCAAGTCCTTCGTGGTGGAGAAGGGCACGCCGGGCATGACCGTCACCCGCCTGGAGAAGAAACTCGGCATCAAGGCCTCGGACACCGCCTCCATCAGCTTCAGCGACTGCCGCGTGCCGGCCGCCAACCTGCTGGGCAATGCCGAGATCGACGTGCAGAAGGGCTTTGCCGGGGTGATGGAAACCTTCGACAACACCCGCCCGCTGGTGGCTGCCATGGCGATCGGCGTGGCCAAGGCCTCGCTGGATCGCACCCGCGAACTGCTGAAGAGGGCCGGCTGCCGCTTCGACTATCGCCAGCCGCTGCTGAGCGCCAGCCACGCCGAAGCCACGTTGTACCGGCTGGAAGCCGAATGGGAGGCCGCGCGCCTGCTGACGCTGAAGGCGGCGTGGATGGCCGACAACCGCCTGCCCAACTCCAAGGAGGCGTCCATCGCCAAGGCCAAGGCCGGGCGGGTGGCCAATGAGGTGACGCTGAAATGCATCGAGCTGGCCGGCGCACTGGGTTATGGGGAGGAGGAACTGCTGGAGAAGTGGGCGCGGGATTCGAAGATCCTCGACATCTTCGAAGGTACCCAGCAGATCCAGTTGTTGATTGTGGCGCGGCGGCTGCTGGGCAAGAGTTCCAGTCAGTTGAAGTGA
- a CDS encoding metal ABC transporter ATPase, which produces MPRTLARKDPTAFKTLPLLVDASPEGLAYQTLGKPLNFAQVLEKRRPIEIDETERFTAELANLGVSVRLTLSYQGRDHWILVRQRREDRGDTVLKLISGYVPAHELNLPLLTAIQEVAEECLVETADGWLGGRFGDTWLPTPYEGILRYRESSHFSLTPLSGASRPVQAGALRLLERPQAYVHLPTASLQLVYDLRMELPKDAREVSLFHVDEKLESGPLVARLDRRRPDIYLLPLEHGQPTGELFTLSKGELCKASTRGLWLSESFASQDGWLVREERIRFREWMEQWPPAAGNAGSGRRTA; this is translated from the coding sequence ATGCCCCGTACGCTCGCCCGCAAGGACCCGACCGCCTTCAAGACCCTGCCGCTGCTGGTGGACGCCAGCCCGGAAGGGCTCGCCTACCAGACCCTCGGCAAGCCCCTGAACTTCGCCCAGGTCCTGGAAAAGCGTCGCCCCATCGAGATCGACGAGACCGAGCGCTTCACCGCCGAACTGGCCAACCTCGGCGTGTCGGTGCGACTGACCCTGAGCTACCAGGGCCGCGACCACTGGATCCTGGTGCGCCAGCGGCGCGAAGACCGTGGCGACACGGTGCTCAAGCTGATCTCCGGCTACGTGCCGGCCCACGAACTGAACCTGCCGCTGCTCACGGCGATCCAGGAAGTGGCCGAGGAATGCCTGGTGGAAACCGCCGACGGCTGGCTCGGCGGACGCTTCGGCGACACCTGGCTGCCGACGCCCTACGAGGGCATCCTGCGCTACCGCGAGAGCAGCCACTTCTCCCTCACCCCGCTGTCCGGCGCCTCGCGCCCGGTGCAGGCCGGCGCGCTGCGCCTGCTGGAGCGCCCCCAGGCGTACGTGCACCTGCCGACGGCGTCGCTGCAGCTGGTCTACGACCTGCGCATGGAGCTGCCCAAGGACGCCCGCGAGGTGAGCCTGTTCCACGTCGACGAGAAACTCGAAAGCGGCCCGCTGGTGGCGCGGCTGGACCGTCGCCGCCCGGACATCTACCTGCTGCCGCTGGAGCACGGGCAACCGACCGGCGAGCTGTTCACCCTGAGCAAGGGCGAACTGTGCAAGGCGAGCACCCGCGGCCTGTGGCTGTCGGAGAGCTTCGCCAGCCAGGACGGCTGGCTCGTGCGCGAGGAACGCATCCGCTTCCGCGAATGGATGGAGCAGTGGCCGCCCGCCGCCGGCAATGCCGGCAGCGGGCGGCGCACGGCGTGA
- a CDS encoding oxidoreductase has translation MTQFPHLFSPLRIRGKVLKNRIMSTGHDTSMPTDNLVNDQLVAYHTARAKGGVGLIVLQVAGVHDSARYTSHVLMATDDACIPGYRRIAEACHAEGTVVLSQVFHPGREIMESSDGLLAVAYAPSASPNERFRVMPRELSQAMIDEIVQGYADAARRLHRAGIDGVEVVASHGYLPAQFLNPRVNRRGDGYNGDLDARLRFTREVIAAVRAATDDDFIIGLRISADERDPEGLTEDESLQAVKSLQNQLDYVHIVAGTSASLGGAIHIVPPMAIEAAYLASEAGTFKRSLEIPLFVTGRINQPQEAELIVARGQADVCGMTRALICDPQMPSKTESGHVEDVRACIACNQACIGHFHRGYPISCIQHPETGRELIYAERQMAALRKRVLVVGGGPAGMKAAAVAAQRGHEVTLCEATGQLGGQVNLAQLLPRRAEFGGASTNLQREMLLAGVDVRRNTRVDRALVEQERPDVVIVATGATPYRPPYEEAGDLQVVDAWQVLRGEVKIGRSVLVTDWRADWIAPGIAERLVREGHQVQLAVNGTHVGENLPLYVRDHLAGELHRLGIGITPYARLYGVDDSTVYLQHTASGEPMLVEGIDTLVLCQGHQPVDDLADEIADLAEVRRIGDCLAPRTAEEAIYEGLKAGWAI, from the coding sequence ATGACCCAGTTTCCCCACCTGTTCAGCCCGCTGCGCATCCGCGGCAAGGTGCTGAAGAACCGCATCATGTCCACCGGGCACGACACCTCGATGCCCACCGACAACCTGGTCAACGACCAGTTGGTGGCCTACCACACTGCCCGCGCCAAGGGAGGCGTCGGGCTGATCGTGCTGCAGGTCGCCGGCGTGCACGACAGCGCCCGCTACACCTCCCACGTGCTGATGGCCACCGATGACGCATGCATTCCCGGCTACCGGCGCATCGCCGAGGCGTGCCATGCCGAAGGCACCGTGGTGCTGTCCCAGGTCTTCCACCCCGGCCGGGAGATCATGGAATCCAGTGACGGCCTGCTGGCCGTGGCCTATGCGCCATCCGCTTCGCCCAACGAACGCTTCCGGGTGATGCCCCGCGAGCTGAGCCAGGCGATGATCGACGAGATCGTCCAGGGCTACGCCGACGCCGCGCGCCGCCTGCACCGCGCCGGCATCGACGGCGTGGAAGTGGTCGCCAGCCACGGCTACCTGCCGGCGCAGTTCCTCAACCCGCGGGTGAACCGCCGCGGCGACGGCTACAACGGCGACCTCGACGCGCGCCTGCGCTTCACCCGCGAAGTGATCGCCGCGGTGCGCGCGGCCACCGACGACGACTTCATCATCGGCCTGCGCATCTCCGCCGACGAGCGCGACCCAGAAGGCCTCACCGAGGACGAATCGCTGCAGGCGGTGAAGTCCCTGCAGAACCAGCTGGACTACGTGCACATCGTCGCCGGCACCTCGGCATCGCTGGGCGGCGCCATTCACATCGTCCCGCCCATGGCCATCGAGGCGGCCTACCTGGCCAGCGAAGCCGGCACCTTCAAGCGCAGCCTGGAGATCCCGCTGTTCGTCACCGGGCGCATCAACCAGCCGCAGGAGGCGGAGTTGATCGTCGCCCGTGGCCAGGCCGACGTCTGCGGCATGACCCGCGCGCTGATCTGCGATCCGCAGATGCCGAGCAAGACCGAAAGCGGCCACGTCGAGGACGTGCGCGCCTGCATCGCCTGCAACCAGGCGTGCATCGGCCACTTCCACCGGGGCTACCCGATCTCCTGCATCCAGCACCCGGAAACCGGCCGCGAGCTGATCTACGCCGAACGCCAGATGGCCGCCCTGCGCAAGCGCGTGCTGGTGGTCGGCGGCGGGCCGGCCGGCATGAAGGCCGCCGCCGTGGCGGCCCAGCGCGGCCATGAGGTCACCCTCTGCGAAGCCACCGGCCAGCTTGGTGGGCAGGTCAACCTTGCCCAGTTGCTGCCGCGCCGCGCGGAGTTCGGCGGCGCCTCCACCAACCTGCAGCGCGAGATGCTGCTGGCCGGCGTCGACGTGCGCCGCAACACCCGCGTCGACCGCGCGCTGGTCGAGCAGGAGCGCCCCGATGTGGTCATCGTCGCCACCGGCGCCACGCCCTATCGCCCGCCCTATGAAGAGGCCGGCGACCTGCAGGTGGTGGACGCCTGGCAGGTGCTGCGCGGCGAGGTAAAGATCGGGCGCTCGGTGCTGGTCACCGACTGGCGCGCCGACTGGATCGCCCCCGGCATCGCCGAGCGTCTGGTGCGCGAGGGGCACCAGGTACAGCTGGCGGTGAACGGCACCCATGTCGGCGAAAACCTGCCGCTCTACGTGCGCGACCACCTGGCTGGCGAGCTGCACCGCCTGGGCATCGGCATCACCCCCTACGCCCGCCTGTACGGCGTCGACGACAGCACCGTCTACCTGCAGCACACCGCCAGCGGCGAGCCGATGCTGGTGGAAGGCATCGACACCCTGGTGCTCTGCCAGGGCCACCAGCCGGTGGACGACCTGGCCGACGAGATCGCCGACCTCGCCGAGGTGCGCCGCATCGGCGACTGCCTGGCGCCGCGCACGGCGGAGGAAGCGATCTACGAGGGGCTCAAGGCGGGCTGGGCGATCTGA